One Succinispira mobilis DSM 6222 genomic window carries:
- a CDS encoding response regulator transcription factor, translated as MIKVLIVDDEPQIRDILRLYFEKEEFQVFEAVDGAQALLSLQSIAPNLIVLDIMMPVLDGVEVCKQVRKISTVPIIMLTAKSEDDDRIMGLEMGADDYIGKPFNPKEVVARARAILRRVSFADEKMPNNDKVLEFRELKIDLQEYQVIAFGKQLALTAKEMELLWFLAKHAGRVYSREQLLESIWGYSYYGDTRTVDTHIKRLRSKLDIQEGSDWDIKTVWGVGYKFEVLK; from the coding sequence ATGATAAAGGTATTGATAGTTGATGATGAGCCGCAAATTAGAGATATATTGCGTTTGTATTTTGAAAAAGAAGAGTTTCAAGTTTTTGAAGCAGTAGATGGAGCACAAGCGTTACTGAGCTTGCAAAGCATTGCGCCTAATCTAATTGTTTTAGATATAATGATGCCAGTATTAGATGGGGTAGAAGTTTGCAAACAGGTGCGAAAAATATCGACGGTGCCGATTATTATGCTGACAGCCAAAAGCGAAGATGATGATCGAATTATGGGTTTAGAAATGGGCGCAGATGATTATATTGGTAAACCGTTTAACCCTAAAGAAGTAGTAGCTAGAGCACGAGCCATATTAAGAAGAGTTAGTTTTGCTGATGAAAAAATGCCTAATAACGACAAAGTATTAGAATTTCGTGAGCTGAAAATAGATTTACAAGAATATCAAGTTATAGCTTTTGGCAAACAATTGGCGTTGACTGCCAAAGAAATGGAGTTATTATGGTTTTTAGCTAAACATGCTGGGCGGGTTTATTCGCGTGAACAATTATTGGAAAGTATATGGGGTTATAGCTATTATGGAGATACACGTACGGTTGATACTCATATTAAAAGGTTGCGCTCCAAACTTGATATTCAAGAAGGCAGTGACTGGGATATCAAGACAGTATGGGGTGTAGGCTATAAATTTGAGGTGCTAAAATAA
- the ligA gene encoding NAD-dependent DNA ligase LigA, translating into MTEQQALEHINKLKQDLALHAHQYYDLDSPLISDAEYDALMQQLISLEKKFPQLITATSPSQKLLSKPAKTFKQITHLTPMLSLANVFSLEELNTFLERLDKQSDFLCFVLEPKIDGLAVSLIYENGHLVRAATRGNGKVGENILANVKNIASIPKTLPQSSELPEILDVRGEVYMSYQTFEELNNLQLEQGKPLFANPRNAAAGSLRQLDPQITRERNLQFFAYALATGSKAEHWQNLQFLKELGFPVNEHCQKLKAKKDIEQYIRDFQIQKVSLAYATDGVVLKVDSIAMQERLGFTGKDPKWAVAYKYPAEKSYTKLLDIIPSVGRSGNITPIAVLQPVLLSGSMVARASLHNFDNLFQKDIRIGDTVLVQKAGEIIPEVIEVDFKNRPNDSKIYELPDSCPSCYHPLIKLPGLVAYKCINSKCPAINQKSFEHFVSKQGMNIKGLGRSIIALLIENNLLHSPADIYQLSLEQIANLPGLGQKSAENLLAAIAESKQLDFANVLYALGIPHIGYKTATQLSIHFKSIDKLMTASKEDLQLISDIGEKITESILLYFANPENIVLIKKLQAAGLNFTVTKTTASPSNSKLLGKNIIFTGSLETLTREQAAKLASSFGANIVNSISKNTDIVVVGNKAGSKLKKAQDLGLKILNEEEFLNILK; encoded by the coding sequence TTGACTGAGCAACAAGCTTTAGAACATATTAATAAGTTAAAACAAGATCTAGCTCTACATGCTCATCAGTACTATGATTTAGACAGTCCGCTCATCAGTGATGCAGAGTATGATGCCTTAATGCAACAACTTATCAGCTTAGAGAAAAAATTTCCTCAACTTATAACTGCTACCTCCCCTAGTCAAAAACTGTTGTCCAAACCCGCCAAAACTTTTAAACAAATTACACATCTTACGCCGATGCTTAGTCTAGCCAATGTTTTTTCTTTAGAGGAGTTAAATACTTTTTTAGAACGACTTGATAAACAAAGTGACTTTCTCTGCTTTGTTTTAGAACCAAAAATTGATGGTTTGGCAGTAAGTTTAATTTACGAAAACGGACATTTAGTTAGAGCTGCTACGCGTGGCAACGGAAAAGTTGGGGAAAACATCTTGGCAAATGTAAAAAATATTGCTAGTATACCCAAGACTTTGCCACAAAGTAGCGAATTACCTGAGATTTTAGATGTACGTGGTGAAGTTTACATGTCCTATCAAACTTTTGAAGAACTAAACAATTTGCAACTAGAACAAGGTAAACCTTTATTTGCTAACCCCCGCAATGCTGCCGCAGGCTCTTTAAGACAGCTAGATCCGCAAATAACACGTGAACGCAATTTGCAATTTTTCGCCTATGCTCTTGCTACAGGTAGTAAAGCTGAACACTGGCAAAATCTGCAATTTTTAAAAGAACTTGGTTTTCCAGTAAACGAGCATTGCCAAAAGCTAAAAGCAAAAAAAGATATTGAGCAGTATATTCGAGATTTTCAAATTCAAAAAGTCTCTCTTGCTTATGCCACAGATGGAGTTGTCCTAAAAGTCGATAGTATTGCTATGCAAGAACGACTTGGATTTACGGGAAAAGATCCCAAGTGGGCTGTTGCTTACAAGTACCCAGCTGAAAAATCCTATACTAAACTTTTAGACATCATACCTTCAGTCGGTCGTTCTGGGAATATTACCCCTATTGCAGTTTTACAACCAGTCTTACTCTCAGGAAGTATGGTCGCAAGAGCCAGTCTACATAATTTTGATAATCTCTTTCAAAAAGATATTCGCATTGGTGATACAGTCCTCGTACAAAAAGCCGGAGAAATAATCCCAGAAGTAATTGAAGTCGATTTTAAAAATCGTCCCAACGATAGTAAAATTTACGAACTACCAGATAGTTGTCCAAGCTGTTATCACCCTTTAATTAAATTACCTGGACTCGTTGCTTACAAATGTATAAATTCCAAATGTCCTGCAATTAATCAAAAAAGTTTTGAGCACTTTGTCAGCAAGCAAGGAATGAATATCAAGGGTTTAGGACGTTCTATTATAGCTCTCTTAATCGAAAATAATCTTTTACACAGCCCTGCAGATATATATCAATTATCTTTAGAGCAAATTGCTAACTTACCTGGTTTAGGTCAAAAATCAGCCGAAAATCTCCTAGCTGCAATAGCCGAAAGCAAGCAATTGGATTTTGCTAATGTGCTTTACGCCTTGGGAATTCCACACATTGGCTACAAAACAGCAACACAACTAAGTATTCATTTTAAAAGTATCGACAAACTTATGACCGCCAGCAAGGAAGATTTGCAACTCATTTCTGATATTGGCGAAAAAATCACAGAAAGTATTTTATTGTACTTTGCTAATCCTGAAAACATTGTTCTGATTAAAAAACTACAAGCCGCAGGTTTGAATTTCACTGTTACTAAAACTACAGCTTCACCCAGTAACTCAAAATTGCTCGGTAAAAATATTATCTTCACCGGAAGCTTAGAAACACTAACTAGAGAACAAGCTGCCAAATTAGCCTCAAGTTTTGGAGCTAACATTGTCAATTCAATCAGTAAAAATACTGATATCGTTGTTGTAGGCAACAAGGCTGGCAGTAAATTAAAAAAAGCTCAAGATTTAGGTCTTAAAATATTAAATGAAGAAGAATTTTTGAATATTTTAAAATGA
- a CDS encoding YqeG family HAD IIIA-type phosphatase, giving the protein MNFWEKFRPKYLFSCVETISLDWLREKKYEYIFLDVDNTITGWNEETVSSSVGEWLELLLKNEFKIILISNSGNRRLSKIATRFGIKYISWAAKPSVRPFEKALQLLGCGDKNKVLVIGDQLFTDIWGGNKMGLNTALVTPRYQKEFFYTKIIRKIERKVLKILQISKKDVSSNC; this is encoded by the coding sequence ATGAACTTTTGGGAAAAATTTAGACCGAAATATTTATTTTCTTGTGTGGAAACAATAAGTCTAGATTGGTTGCGGGAAAAAAAATATGAATATATCTTTTTAGATGTAGATAACACAATTACAGGTTGGAATGAAGAAACTGTTTCAAGCAGTGTAGGTGAATGGTTAGAACTCTTGTTAAAGAATGAATTTAAAATAATTTTAATTTCCAATAGCGGCAATAGACGTTTGTCAAAGATTGCAACTAGATTTGGAATAAAGTATATTAGCTGGGCAGCAAAGCCCAGTGTAAGACCCTTCGAAAAAGCATTACAGCTTTTAGGATGTGGTGATAAGAATAAGGTATTAGTAATCGGAGATCAATTGTTTACAGATATTTGGGGTGGAAATAAAATGGGGTTAAATACGGCATTAGTTACACCACGATATCAAAAAGAATTTTTCTATACCAAAATTATCAGAAAAATTGAGCGAAAAGTTCTAAAAATTTTGCAAATATCAAAAAAAGATGTATCTAGCAATTGTTAG
- a CDS encoding sensor histidine kinase: protein MRKSLGTKLFYNFAAIIIALLLSMAIGISYLIYEHFFEAKRDELIRYAQEIAINMEKSEDTLQGAALQNYLNRVDGLIKARIWVLDERKQVIAISRAPMMGMNGENGMHNKQRKAMLNSNLEHHERELQEKPFAPKPQEKNRVDDFLNFLQPIYEGKIIKKDFYHPTYQEQVLFVGIPIMDKGKVVGAVLISSAVSGMRDFIVGVYVYIGLVMLVAIFLSLVLVNHFSKNTIAPLLAMQKSAAAMAKGDYSQEINIEGDDEVADLGRSLNSLAQDLNVFVEKMQTQEKIRRDFVANVSHELRTPLTIIGGYNQAISDGTVKDQEKIKSYQNIIRDEVQRLERLIKDLLDLSRLQAGQVILKEKIPLAELVSDVVDKMQIKVQGKDISFILALEPIKILADGDRLVQLMIILLDNAIKYTPAQGEIKVSLNNVANRAVLEIRDTGKGIPQEDLPYIWERFYKVDKSHSRLDGGIGVGLAIAKEIVMLHKGQIKVESELNRGTSISIDFPIGE from the coding sequence ATGCGTAAATCATTAGGAACAAAGCTGTTTTATAATTTTGCAGCGATAATTATTGCGCTCCTATTGAGTATGGCAATCGGTATATCTTATTTAATTTACGAACATTTTTTTGAAGCTAAGCGTGATGAACTAATTCGTTATGCACAAGAAATTGCGATAAATATGGAAAAAAGTGAAGACACCTTACAAGGTGCTGCTTTACAAAACTATTTAAACCGAGTAGACGGTCTAATAAAAGCACGAATTTGGGTTTTAGATGAACGTAAGCAGGTAATAGCAATATCAAGAGCCCCAATGATGGGAATGAATGGCGAAAATGGTATGCATAATAAACAGCGTAAGGCTATGCTGAACTCGAACTTGGAGCATCACGAACGTGAATTACAAGAAAAACCATTCGCGCCTAAACCGCAGGAAAAAAATCGTGTGGATGATTTTTTGAATTTTTTGCAGCCAATTTATGAGGGCAAAATCATCAAAAAAGATTTTTATCACCCAACTTATCAAGAACAAGTGTTATTTGTGGGTATCCCAATTATGGATAAAGGCAAGGTAGTGGGTGCAGTATTAATATCTAGTGCTGTAAGTGGAATGCGTGATTTTATAGTTGGAGTTTATGTTTATATCGGCTTAGTTATGTTAGTTGCAATCTTTTTAAGTTTGGTTTTGGTTAATCATTTTTCTAAAAATACTATTGCACCGCTTTTGGCTATGCAAAAAAGTGCAGCAGCAATGGCTAAAGGTGATTATAGTCAAGAAATTAATATTGAGGGCGATGATGAAGTTGCTGATTTAGGCCGTTCTTTAAATTCATTAGCTCAAGATTTAAATGTTTTTGTTGAAAAAATGCAAACTCAAGAGAAAATAAGACGTGATTTTGTGGCTAATGTTTCTCATGAATTGCGTACGCCACTAACTATTATTGGCGGTTATAACCAAGCAATATCAGATGGAACGGTTAAAGATCAAGAGAAAATTAAAAGCTACCAAAACATTATTCGCGATGAAGTACAGCGTCTTGAACGCCTAATCAAGGATTTATTGGATTTAAGTCGCTTACAGGCTGGACAAGTGATTTTAAAAGAAAAAATTCCGTTAGCAGAGTTAGTTAGTGACGTAGTCGACAAAATGCAAATAAAAGTGCAGGGGAAAGACATAAGCTTTATTTTAGCTTTAGAACCAATAAAAATTTTAGCAGATGGTGATCGCTTAGTACAATTGATGATTATTTTGTTAGATAATGCTATAAAATATACGCCAGCACAAGGGGAAATAAAGGTTAGTTTAAATAATGTCGCCAATAGAGCTGTTTTAGAAATTAGAGACACGGGTAAAGGTATTCCACAAGAAGATTTACCTTATATTTGGGAGCGATTTTATAAGGTTGATAAATCGCACTCGCGTCTTGATGGGGGAATTGGTGTAGGTTTAGCAATTGCGAAAGAAATTGTTATGTTGCACAAAGGACAAATAAAGGTAGAAAGTGAATTAAATCGAGGGACTAGTATTAGTATTGATTTTCCGATTGGCGAATAG
- a CDS encoding tRNA 2-thiocytidine biosynthesis TtcA family protein, with amino-acid sequence MQETLSKFWRAVIEFDMLQANDKILVGLSGGKDSSFLLQCFSLAKKILPFKIEVAAFTIDPCFTEDFPMRKLEKFCESLQIDFFHEQVNIKSVIAEKKYKSPCFTCAYFRRAGTNRVAKEKGFNKVALGHHHDDAVETFTMNILTSGQVKTFLPVTYLSKMDLQVLRPLVYYREQEIVEFNRKYAIEAIKSPCPYNGCTKREEVKSLLQYLNTNIDPQAYEHLAAAMRLAPQQDLWPEKINRDVLAKKHRDFWYQKSVSEQ; translated from the coding sequence TTGCAGGAAACATTAAGTAAATTTTGGCGTGCAGTAATTGAATTTGATATGTTGCAGGCCAATGATAAAATTTTAGTTGGTTTGTCGGGGGGGAAAGATAGTTCCTTTTTGTTACAGTGCTTTAGTTTGGCAAAAAAAATTCTGCCTTTTAAAATAGAAGTGGCAGCATTTACCATTGATCCATGTTTTACTGAAGATTTTCCAATGCGTAAATTAGAAAAATTTTGCGAAAGTTTGCAGATTGATTTTTTTCACGAGCAAGTAAATATAAAAAGTGTTATTGCTGAAAAAAAATATAAAAGTCCCTGCTTTACTTGTGCCTATTTTAGAAGAGCTGGCACAAATCGTGTTGCTAAAGAAAAAGGTTTTAATAAAGTAGCCTTAGGACATCATCATGATGATGCGGTGGAAACTTTTACTATGAATATCTTAACTTCTGGCCAGGTTAAGACTTTTTTGCCAGTGACTTATTTAAGTAAAATGGATTTGCAGGTACTCAGACCATTAGTGTACTATCGCGAGCAAGAAATTGTTGAATTTAACAGAAAGTATGCTATCGAAGCGATTAAAAGCCCCTGCCCATATAACGGCTGCACTAAACGAGAAGAAGTGAAAAGCCTTTTACAATATTTAAATACCAATATTGACCCTCAGGCTTATGAACATTTAGCGGCGGCAATGCGGTTGGCTCCACAACAAGACCTATGGCCTGAAAAAATAAATAGAGATGTTTTGGCTAAAAAACATCGTGATTTTTGGTATCAAAAAAGCGTTTCAGAACAATGA
- a CDS encoding YhcH/YjgK/YiaL family protein — protein sequence MIIEERSSIKNLLPYVQGNLKKGLAFLADLDLKTAEVGDYPIDGKKVYAKISEYSTLAREEKKAETHAKYIDIQFLISGEERVYTHPWQETLQVVEDLLESKDACFYKVQESTSHVLAGETFAVYFPWEVHRPGCSVGENSCRVKKLVIKVLRE from the coding sequence ATGATAATTGAAGAAAGAAGCAGTATAAAAAACTTACTACCATATGTACAAGGAAATCTAAAAAAAGGGTTGGCGTTTTTAGCTGACTTAGATTTAAAAACCGCAGAAGTAGGGGATTATCCCATTGATGGAAAAAAAGTTTATGCCAAAATAAGTGAATACAGCACTCTAGCACGTGAAGAAAAAAAAGCCGAAACCCATGCTAAATATATTGATATTCAGTTTTTAATTAGTGGTGAAGAACGGGTTTATACGCATCCTTGGCAAGAAACATTACAAGTTGTTGAGGATTTATTGGAAAGCAAAGATGCTTGTTTTTACAAAGTGCAAGAATCAACTAGTCATGTTTTAGCTGGTGAAACTTTTGCTGTATATTTTCCTTGGGAAGTACATCGCCCAGGATGTAGTGTTGGAGAAAATTCTTGTCGAGTAAAAAAACTGGTTATTAAAGTGTTAAGAGAATAA
- the cdaA gene encoding diadenylate cyclase CdaA: protein MPAQINAIIATLRLWDLVDVLIVAYVLYYMYNMIKDTKAAALLKGLVVLIIGTLLSNWLDFHVINWLLQKSMTVVLVALPVVFQPELRKALERIGRGKLFRKNTLDKEELENILTGMTNAVITMSRHKIGALIVVEQETGLTEYMDTGIRIDGDISNELLINIFIPNTPLHDGAVIIKGSKIMAASCLLPLTEDRSLSKELGTRHRAGIGLTEQTDAYVIIVSEETGTISLAHEGKLQRYLTPEQIKDILRPVMCDTKLTWQDIMQELFNNLRRKK, encoded by the coding sequence ATGCCAGCACAGATCAATGCAATAATCGCAACTTTGAGACTATGGGATTTAGTAGATGTTTTAATAGTAGCTTATGTACTATACTATATGTACAATATGATAAAAGATACAAAAGCTGCCGCTTTGCTAAAAGGCTTGGTGGTATTGATAATAGGGACATTATTGAGTAATTGGTTAGATTTTCATGTTATTAATTGGCTATTACAAAAAAGTATGACAGTGGTTTTAGTTGCATTGCCGGTTGTTTTTCAACCAGAGTTACGTAAAGCCCTAGAACGAATTGGTAGGGGAAAGTTATTCCGCAAGAATACTCTTGACAAAGAAGAACTGGAAAATATTTTAACAGGAATGACAAATGCGGTAATTACAATGTCTCGTCATAAAATCGGGGCGCTAATTGTTGTAGAGCAAGAAACTGGTTTAACAGAATACATGGATACTGGTATTCGAATTGATGGAGATATTTCCAATGAACTTTTGATAAATATTTTTATACCTAATACACCTTTACATGACGGAGCTGTAATTATCAAAGGTTCTAAAATAATGGCTGCTAGTTGTTTATTGCCGTTAACAGAGGATCGGAGTTTAAGTAAGGAGTTAGGAACTAGACATCGAGCAGGAATTGGCTTGACAGAGCAAACAGATGCATATGTCATAATTGTAAGTGAAGAAACAGGAACTATATCTTTAGCACATGAAGGGAAATTACAGCGATATTTGACTCCAGAACAAATTAAAGATATTTTAAGGCCAGTTATGTGCGATACAAAATTGACTTGGCAAGATATTATGCAAGAACTTTTTAATAACTTGAGGAGGAAAAAATGA
- a CDS encoding ABC-F family ATP-binding cassette domain-containing protein, which yields MSLLIVENVSHDFGGRHILEDVSFRLEKGEHIGLVGANGEGKSTFLNIVTDQLMPDAGKIEWANKITIGYLDQHSTLTRGKTVKEVLSEAFNYLHDLNARMLDLYEQMGDTEPTQMDKLLAEVGDIQDTLEHADYYALDAKIEEFANGLGLASVGLQRDVADLSGGQRSKVLLTKLLLQNPNILVLDEPTNYLDEEHIAWLTKFLQNYENAFILVSHDITFLNSVVNVIYHIENCELTRYSGDYNKFQELYSIYKNQQNAAYERQQQEVEQLEDFIARNKARISTTGRAKSRQKKLDKMELIEKPKEKPKATFVFREARTPSRFIVQAKDLVIGYDTPLTRPVSFNIERGQKIAIKGVNGLGKTTLLKTILGLIPPLSGSITLGDYLEPGYFEQEESSKNENTALEDVWQEYPGLTNYQVRQALAMCGLTSEHITSKVFVLSGGEAAKVRLCKLTLKDINWLVMDEPTNHLDVDAKEELKRALKAFKGSVLLVSHEPEFYQDWITQVLNVEDWTTKTI from the coding sequence ATGAGTTTATTAATTGTTGAAAATGTATCCCATGATTTTGGCGGTCGCCATATTTTAGAAGATGTCTCTTTTCGTTTAGAAAAAGGCGAACACATCGGCCTAGTTGGTGCAAACGGGGAAGGGAAATCTACTTTTTTAAACATTGTAACTGATCAGCTAATGCCAGATGCGGGAAAGATAGAGTGGGCAAATAAAATTACGATTGGTTATCTTGATCAACACTCCACCCTTACTCGCGGAAAAACAGTTAAAGAAGTTTTAAGCGAAGCTTTTAATTACTTACATGACCTAAATGCCAGAATGTTAGACTTGTATGAGCAAATGGGTGATACTGAGCCTACACAAATGGATAAGTTGCTGGCTGAAGTTGGCGACATTCAAGATACCCTCGAGCATGCTGACTACTATGCTCTTGATGCCAAAATCGAAGAATTTGCTAACGGTCTAGGTCTAGCTAGTGTTGGTCTCCAACGCGATGTCGCTGATCTTTCCGGTGGTCAACGTAGCAAAGTTCTGCTAACAAAATTATTGCTTCAAAACCCAAATATTTTAGTGTTAGATGAACCTACTAACTATTTAGATGAAGAGCACATAGCTTGGCTAACAAAGTTTTTGCAAAACTACGAGAATGCTTTTATTTTAGTTTCCCATGATATCACTTTTTTAAATAGTGTAGTAAATGTTATTTATCATATCGAAAACTGTGAATTAACTCGTTACTCTGGTGATTACAACAAATTTCAAGAGTTATATTCAATCTACAAAAATCAGCAAAATGCAGCCTATGAGCGTCAACAACAAGAAGTTGAGCAATTAGAAGATTTTATTGCTCGTAATAAAGCTCGCATATCCACTACCGGTCGTGCTAAAAGTCGCCAAAAGAAATTAGATAAAATGGAGCTTATTGAAAAACCAAAAGAAAAGCCTAAAGCTACTTTTGTGTTCCGCGAAGCTCGTACGCCTAGTCGCTTTATAGTTCAGGCCAAAGACTTAGTTATCGGTTATGATACGCCACTGACTAGACCTGTTAGTTTCAATATTGAACGTGGCCAAAAGATAGCTATTAAGGGTGTTAATGGTTTGGGTAAAACTACTTTATTGAAAACCATTCTTGGTCTTATTCCACCTTTAAGTGGCAGTATCACTTTAGGAGACTATTTAGAGCCTGGTTATTTTGAGCAAGAAGAAAGTAGCAAAAACGAAAATACTGCCTTAGAAGATGTTTGGCAAGAATACCCTGGCCTTACCAATTACCAAGTTCGCCAAGCTTTGGCAATGTGCGGATTGACCAGTGAACATATTACCAGTAAGGTTTTTGTGCTAAGTGGCGGCGAAGCAGCTAAAGTTCGTCTTTGCAAACTAACCCTTAAAGATATAAATTGGCTAGTTATGGATGAGCCAACCAACCACCTTGATGTTGATGCCAAAGAAGAACTTAAACGTGCCCTAAAAGCTTTTAAAGGCAGTGTTCTTTTAGTTTCACATGAACCTGAATTTTATCAAGACTGGATTACCCAAGTTCTAAATGTTGAAGATTGGACTACAAAAACTATTTAG
- the pcrA gene encoding DNA helicase PcrA, with translation MSISLNGLNPQQQQAVCNINGPLLIMAGAGSGKTKVLTSRIAYLLEKGVPAYKILAITFTNKAAGEMRHRVANIVGETVAKDIWIHTFHAFCSRFLRIEVNNIAGYSPNFAIYDSSDSLNIIKTCLKELNLDDKKFSPYSVSSTISKAKNNLMDAARFEKQATGFFEEKIAAIYNLYESKLLANNALDFDDLLLVTVKTLSVNPEVLKKYQTKFNYILIDEYQDTNKVQYLLAQMLSETHKNICVVGDADQSIYGWRGADMQNILDFEKDYPTCATILLDKNYRSSKNILDAANAVIQNNDLRKEKNLWTDNDPGAKITYYRAHEETEEVNFITDRIKALAANPNKSFSDFAILYRTNNQSRLFEESLLSKSIPYTMVGGLKFYDRREIKDIIAYLRVIFNPQDNLGLLRIINVPRRGIGDATIGRVQAFATLNSFSLFQALEQAKEIEELSARFASKLVIFIEQLKNLRALYDESKSIEQLINAILNVTNYLAELQADTPEKLQEKTDNIYELLNLAKEVSQKNSDNPLESFLEHVALISDLDSADTENNAIKLMTLHSAKGLEFDTVFLVGLEEGLFPHSRALNDIKELEEERRLCYVGITRAKTELYLSSSATRMMHGNFVSFPESRFIAEIPSEILIRKPDRTSKQGRQNSRKANNRPVILSNFGFNKPQTSFTTTSSGPSCSYAPGDKVQHKVWGIGTVSAVKPSNSYQELTIQFSDVGSKTIVSMGDFISKINN, from the coding sequence ATGTCTATTAGCTTAAATGGTTTAAATCCCCAACAACAACAGGCCGTGTGTAACATCAACGGTCCTTTATTGATTATGGCAGGTGCTGGTTCTGGAAAAACAAAAGTACTAACTAGTCGTATCGCTTATTTATTGGAAAAAGGAGTGCCAGCTTATAAAATTTTAGCAATAACTTTCACCAATAAAGCCGCGGGAGAAATGCGCCATCGTGTTGCCAATATTGTTGGCGAAACCGTGGCCAAAGATATTTGGATTCATACTTTCCATGCTTTTTGCTCCAGATTTCTGCGGATTGAAGTGAATAATATTGCTGGTTATTCTCCGAACTTTGCAATTTACGATTCTAGTGATTCTCTAAATATTATCAAAACCTGTCTTAAAGAATTAAATTTAGACGATAAAAAATTCTCACCCTATAGTGTTAGCTCTACTATTTCTAAAGCTAAAAATAATCTAATGGATGCTGCCCGCTTTGAAAAGCAAGCTACAGGATTCTTTGAAGAAAAAATAGCCGCTATTTATAATCTTTATGAAAGTAAACTTTTGGCTAATAATGCTTTAGATTTTGACGATTTATTATTAGTTACAGTCAAAACACTCTCAGTAAACCCTGAGGTATTAAAAAAATATCAAACAAAATTTAATTATATACTTATCGATGAGTACCAAGATACAAACAAAGTTCAATACCTCTTAGCTCAAATGCTAAGTGAAACCCATAAAAATATTTGTGTAGTTGGAGATGCTGACCAAAGTATTTATGGTTGGCGAGGTGCCGATATGCAAAACATCTTAGATTTCGAAAAGGATTACCCAACCTGCGCCACAATTTTACTCGATAAAAATTATCGCTCGAGTAAAAATATTCTTGATGCTGCTAATGCAGTTATTCAAAACAATGACTTACGCAAAGAAAAAAATCTTTGGACTGATAATGATCCTGGGGCTAAAATAACCTATTATCGTGCCCATGAAGAAACAGAAGAAGTTAACTTCATTACGGATCGAATTAAAGCTCTTGCCGCTAATCCCAACAAATCTTTTAGTGACTTTGCCATTTTATACCGCACCAATAATCAATCTCGCCTTTTTGAGGAATCACTCTTAAGTAAATCAATTCCCTATACTATGGTTGGGGGGCTAAAATTCTATGATCGCCGTGAAATCAAAGATATCATTGCTTACTTACGAGTAATTTTCAATCCCCAAGACAACTTAGGTCTACTTAGAATTATTAACGTGCCTCGTCGTGGTATTGGTGATGCAACTATTGGCAGAGTTCAAGCCTTCGCAACGCTTAATTCTTTTAGTTTATTCCAAGCTTTGGAACAAGCTAAAGAAATCGAAGAACTTTCTGCGCGTTTTGCGAGTAAATTGGTAATATTTATTGAGCAGTTAAAAAATCTCCGTGCCCTATATGATGAAAGCAAAAGCATCGAACAATTAATCAATGCTATTTTAAATGTTACTAACTATCTTGCTGAACTACAAGCCGATACACCAGAAAAGTTGCAAGAGAAAACTGATAACATTTATGAACTTCTAAATTTAGCCAAAGAAGTTTCTCAAAAAAATAGCGATAATCCACTAGAATCATTCTTAGAGCATGTCGCCCTAATTAGTGACCTCGATTCTGCAGATACTGAAAACAATGCCATAAAATTAATGACTTTGCATTCTGCTAAAGGTTTAGAATTTGACACAGTCTTTTTAGTAGGCCTAGAAGAGGGACTTTTCCCACATTCACGAGCACTTAATGACATTAAGGAATTAGAAGAAGAACGTCGCCTTTGCTATGTGGGTATTACTAGAGCCAAAACCGAACTATACCTATCTAGTTCAGCCACACGCATGATGCATGGAAACTTTGTTTCTTTTCCTGAATCTCGTTTTATCGCTGAAATTCCCAGTGAAATTTTAATCCGTAAACCAGATCGAACAAGTAAACAAGGTCGACAAAATTCTCGTAAAGCCAATAATCGACCAGTAATTCTAAGCAATTTCGGTTTCAATAAACCCCAAACTAGTTTTACCACAACAAGTTCTGGGCCGAGTTGTTCCTATGCTCCTGGCGACAAAGTTCAACATAAAGTTTGGGGAATAGGTACTGTAAGTGCAGTAAAACCTAGCAATAGTTACCAAGAATTAACCATTCAATTTTCCGATGTTGGTAGCAAAACCATAGTTAGTATGGGTGACTTTATATCTAAAATAAACAATTAA